From a single Peromyscus maniculatus bairdii isolate BWxNUB_F1_BW_parent chromosome 4, HU_Pman_BW_mat_3.1, whole genome shotgun sequence genomic region:
- the Disp2 gene encoding protein dispatched homolog 2, which translates to MAPEASPERSCSLHTCPLEDPAGAPGPEPAVSTLQAGDPTSPLTAGHFAFPRAPQDYQEGSSLLGLGDQASLCGHVSNLSTSTDPSQHDGVWKPPSVQHHVVSVRQERIFRMPKSYSQLIAEWPVAVLLLCLAFIFLCTLAGLLGSPPLDFSEPLLGFEPRDTEIARKLEVWKAMQALTGPKNLFSLSPDPEMNSSNLLSTLSPAAWGRAEESVVRTKRMVEPVKDKEEENFFCGPPEKSHAKLVFVSTSGGSLWNLQAIHSMCRIEQEQIRSHISFGALCQRSAANECCPSWSLGNYLAVLANRSSCQDTTQADADRTLALLRFCAIYYHRGVLVPACVGSGQDKPLYCAQVPTKCTWTSAIYQLLHFLLDRDFLSPQTVDYQVPSLKFSLLFLPVIKTSSLLDIYLDGLVDPIKVTDNYTSISGMDLGLKPRLLKYYLAEDTMYILLALVVIFFGMSFYVRSLFVTFTSLLGVLGSLMVAFFLYHVVFRMAYFPFVNLASLLLLTGSGVNYTLLFFDLWRLSRGQGSSGGLAQRVARTMHHFGYLLLVSGLTTSVAFYGSYLSRLPAVRCFALFMGTAVLVHMGLTLVWLPATVVVQERYLARGCASQAQGQRGTDPLRLLLALHRRMRFFRRLFSILSRLLFQRLLPCGVIKFRYIWVCWFAALAAGGAYIGGVSPRLQLPILLPLGGQYFRSSHPFERFDAEYRQQFLFEDLPPNEGGNLPVVLVWGVLPVDTSDPLDPRTNSSVVSDPDFAPSSPEAQEWLLALCHGARNQSFFGDQPEGWPTLCLVETLQQWMESPSCGRLGSDLCCGQSDFPWAPQLYLHCLKMMALEQSPDGTRDLGLRFDAHGNLAALVLKFQTNLPYSTEYGPVHYFYTEVSRWLSTELGQAPPGLNQGWFTSTLELYSLQHSLTTEPAVVLGLALALAFATLLLGTWNVPLSLFSVASVAGTVLLTVGLLVLLEWQLNTAECLFLSASMGLSVDLTVNYCIAYHLCPHPDRLSRVAFSLRQTSRAIAMGTGVLFASGVLMLPSTILLYRKLGIIVMMVKFVGCGFASFFFQSLCCFFGPEKNCGQILWPCAHLPWDTGTEEHGEKGRTGPPGFSEHYELQPLARRRSPSFDTSTATSKLSHRPSILSEDLQLHDGSCCHAHTPAPPSPRDLLLDHQAVFSQCPALQTSSPYKQAGPTPQPWIRQDSQGQKAEPLQALPEATAHCPKPKGEELPDGLCSSASTLEGLSVSDDTCPSEPGVRVPDSVGTSPEAMNGTGHPMLERGQLNGKRDTLWLALKETIYDPNLPNSHHTSLSWKGRGGPGDISPVVLPNSQPDLPDVWLRRPSTYTSGYSS; encoded by the exons ATGGCTCCCGAAGCAAGCCCAGAGAGAAGCTGCTCCCTCCACACCTGTCCCCTTGAAGACCCGGCAGGTGCTCCCGGACCAGAGCCAGCAGTCTCCACCCTCCAGGCTGGAGACCCGACTAGTCCGTTAACAGCGGGCCATTTTGCCTTTCCTCGAGCACCTCAAGACTATCAAGAAGGCAGTTCGTTACTAGGATTGGGAGATCAAGCATCGTTATGCGGCCATGTCTCCAACCTCAGCACTTCCACAGACCCCTCCCAGCATGACGGGGTCTGGAAGCCGCCTTCTGTGCAGCACCATGTGGTCAGCGTCAG GCAGGAACGCATTTTCCGGATGCCAAAGAG CTATTCCCAGCTGATTGCTGAGTGGCCCGTGGCTGTGCTGCTGCTGTGTCTGGCCTTCATCTTCCTCTGTACCTTAGCTGGGCTGCTGGGAAGCCCGCCACTTGACTTTTCTGAGCCTTTACTG GGTTTTGAGCCTCGAGACACAGAGATCGCCAGAAAGCTAGAAGTCTGGAAAGCAATGCAGGCCCTCACTGGCCCCaagaatctgttttctctttccccagaCCCTGAGATGAACAG CTCAAACCTCCTCAGCACTCTGAGCCCTGCAGCCTGGGGCAGGGCCGAGGAGAGTGTGGTCCGGACCAAGAGGATGGTGGAGCCCGTAAAAGACAAAGAAGAGGAGAACTTCTTTTGTGGTCCTCCTG AGAAGAGCCATGCAAAGCTGGTGTTTGTGTCCACCTCTGGGGGAAGCCTGTGGAACCTGCAAGCCATCCATTCCATGTGTCGTATAGAACAGGAGCAG ATCCGCTCCCACATCAGCTTTGGGGCTCTGTGCCAGCGATCAGCAGCCAATGAGTGCTGCCCCAGCTGGTCCCTGGGCAACTATCTGGCCGTGCTGGCCAACCGATCCTCCTGCCAAGATACGACCCAAGCCGATGCAGACCGCACACTGGCCTTGCTTCGGTTCTGCGCCATCTACTACCATCGAGGCGTCCTGGTGCCGGCTTGTGTGGGCTCTGGGCAGGATAAGCCCCTGTATTGTGCCCAGGTGCCCACCAAGTGTACCTGGACCAGTGCCATCTATCAGCTCCTGCACTTTCTGCTAGACAGAGACTTTCTGAGTCCCCAGACTGTGGATTACCAGGTGCCCTCCCTCAAGTTCAGCCTTCTCTTCCTGCCCGTGATAAAGACTTCCTCCCTGCTAGATATCTACCTGGATGGCCTCGTTGACCCAATTAAGGTCACTGACAACTACACATCGATCAGCGGCATGGACTTGGGCCTCAAGCCTAGACTGCTGAAGTACTATCTGGCCGAAGATACCATGTACATCTTGCTAGCCCTGGTTGTCATCTTCTTTGGCATGTCCTTCTACGTGCGTTCACTCTTCGTCACGTTCACGTCACTCCTGGGAGTGCTGGGCTCCCTGATGGTGGCCTTCTTCCTTTACCATGTTGTATTCCGAATGGCCTACTTCCCCTTTGTCAATCTagcatccctcctcctgctcaccgGCAGCGGTGTCAATTACACGCTCCTCTTCTTCGACCTGTGGCGCCTCAGCAGGGGCCAGGGGTCCTCCGGGGGCCTAGCGCAGCGTGTGGCCCGCACCATGCACCATTTTGGCTACCTGCTTCTGGTCTCAGGCCTCACAACCAGCGTGGCCTTCTACGGCAGCTACCTGAGCCGCCTGCCCGCAGTGCGTTGCTTCGCTCTTTTCATGGGCACCGCTGTGCTAGTGCACATGGGGCTCACACTAGTCTGGCTTCCGGCCACCGTCGTGGTCCAGGAGCGCTACCTGGCACGAGGCTGTGCGTCCCAAGCGCAGGGCCAGAGGGGCACCGACCCCTTGCGGCTGTTGCTGGCGTTGCACAGACGGATGCGCTTTTTTCGCAGGCTTTTTTCCATCCTTTCGCGCCTGCTCTTCCAGCGCCTGCTCCCCTGTGGTGTCATTAAATTTCGATACATCTGGGTCTGCTGGTTCGCGGCCTTGGCGGCAGGGGGCGCCTACATCGGCGGCGTCAGCCCTCGCCTGCAATTGCCCATCCTACTGCCACTTGGCGGCCAGTACTTCCGGTCTAGCCATCCCTTTGAGCGTTTTGATGCTGAATACCGCCAGCAGTTCCTGTTCGAAGATCTGCCTCCAAACGAGGGCGGCAACTTGCCAGTGGTTCTGGTGTGGGGTGTCCTGCCGGTGGACACTAGTGATCCCCTGGACCCTCGCACCAACAGCTCAGTAGTAAGCGATCCTGACTTCGCACCCAGCAGCCCGGAGGCCCAGGAGTGGCTCCTGGCTCTCTGCCATGGAGCCCGGAACCAGAGTTTCTTTGGAGACCAGCCAGAGGGTTGGCCTACCCTGTGTTTAGTGGAAACCCTCCAGCAGTGGATGGAAAGCCCTAGCTGCGGCCGCCTGGGTTCCGATCTGTGCTGTGGCCAGTCAGACTTCCCCTGGGCCCCCCAGCTTTACCTCCACTGCCTCAAGATGATGGCTCTGGAGCAAAGTCCTGATGGCACCCGTGACCTGGGACTCCGCTTCGATGCGCATGGCAACCTAGCAGCTCTAGTTCTGAAGTTTCAGACCAACTTACCATACAGTACAGAGTACGGCCCGGTCCACTACTTCTACACTGAGGTCAGCCGCTGGTTATCAACAGAGCTGGGCCAGGCCCCTCCAGGCCTCAACCAGGGCTGGTTCACCAGCACCTTGGAGCTGTACAGCTTGCAGCACAGCCTGACGACAGAGCCCGCGGTGGTGCTTGGCCTGGCTCTGGCACTGGCCTTTGCCACCCTGCTGCTGGGCACCTGGAATGTCCCCCTCAGCCTGTTCTCCGTGGCATCTGTGGCTGGCACCGTGCTGCTCACAGTGGGGTTGCTGGTTCTCCTCGAGTGGCAACTCAACACGGCCGAGTGCCTCTTTCTCTCGGCCTCCATGGGCCTCTCGGTCGACTTAACCGTCAACTACTGCATCGCCTATCACTTGTGCCCACACCCTGACCGCCTGAGCCGTGTGGCCTTCTCCTTGCGTCAGACCAGCCGCGCCATAGCCATGGGGACCGGAGTGCTGTTTGCCTCCGGGGTGCTCATGCTGCCTTCCACCATTCTGCTGTACCGGAAGCTGGGCATCATCGTCATGATGGTCAAGTTTGTTGGCTGCGGCTTTGCCAGCTTCTTCTTCCAGTCCTTGTGCTGTTTCTTCGGGCCCGAGAAGAACTGTGGGCAGATCCTCTGGCCCTGTGCCCACCTGCCGTGGGATACCGGGACGGAGGAGCATGGCGAGAAGGGACGAACGGGGCCACCCGGGTTCTCTGAGCACTATGAGCTGCAGCCCCTGGCACGGCGCCGGAGCCCCAGCTTCGACACCAGCACAGCCACCAGCAAGCTGTCCCACCGGCCTTCCATACTCTCTGAGGATCTGCAGCTTCACGACGGCAGCTGCTGCCACGCCCACACacccgcccctccctccccacgGGATCTGCTTCTGGACCACCAGGCGGTCTTCAGCCAGTGCCCCGCCCTGCAGACTTCCTCTCCCTATAAGCAAGCcggccccaccccccagccctggaTCAGGCAGGACTCCCAGGGACAGAAAGCTGAGCCCTTGCAGGCCCTACCAGAAGCCACTGCCCACTGCCCCAAGCCCAAAGGCGAAGAGCTCCCGGATGGCCTCTGCTCTTcagccagcactctggagggacTCAGCGTCTCTGATGATACCTGCCCCTCCGAGCCCGGCGTCCGTGTGCCAGATTCTGTGGGCACCTCACCAGAAGCCATGAATGGCACTGGACACCCCATGCTAGAGCGGGGCCAGCTGAACGGGAAGCGTGACACTCTGTGGCTGGCACTGAAGGAGACCATCTATGACCCAAACCTGCCCAACTCTCATCATACCAGCTTATCCTGGAAGGGCCGTGGGGGGCCAGGTGATATCAGCCCCGTGGTACTTCCCAACAGTCAGCCAGATCTTCCGGATGTTTGGCTCCGTAGGCCCAGCACCTACACCTCTGGCTACAGCAGCTGA
- the Knstrn gene encoding small kinetochore-associated protein, producing the protein MAAPEAAVQETVFRTTGRPTDSEPRPLSPSPRMFPFESVAAGSAGGWAVDAEPLLKGNEEDCEREELAPGVQPSHPATMASAKTVCDAQPHSMPIGGLPADAQTRATSKLPVKSKEADVFRHLHPGGSDPDVTKATKARRENGQVRAAETVSRKSVKKSYKPLTKLKPEDEWKDKNQLLEAVNKQLHQKLMETQGELKDLTQKVELLEKFQDNCLAILESKGLNPGNETLASQREPAPDHTDSMMLLETLQDELKVFNETAKKQMEELQALKAKLKLKEEERVQFLEQQTLCKDQASDFTIVLEEMEQLLEM; encoded by the exons ATGGCGGCTCCCGAGGCCGCGGTGCAGGAGACAGTTTTCCGTACAACAGGGCGGCCTACAGACTCGGAGCCACGCCCCCTCTCGCCCAGCCCCcggatgtttccttttgaaagCGTGGCGGCAGGCTCTGCCGGCGGCTGGGCGGTTGATGCGGAGCCTCTTTTGAAAGGAAACGAAGAGGACTGCGAGCGGGAGGAGCTGGCGCCGGG GGTCCAGCCGAGCCACCCGGCTACGATGGCCAGTGCTAAGACGGTGTGCGACGCGCAGCCCCACTCGATGCCGATCGGCGGCCTGCCCGCAG ATGCACAGACTCGAGCTACTTCTAAACTACCTGTTAAGTCCAAAGAAGCTGACGTGTTTAGACATCTTCATCCAGGAGGTTCAGATCCTGATGTTACAAAGGCCACCAAAGCGAGACGAGAGAATGG GCAGGTCAGAGCTGCAGAGACCGTCAGCAGGAAGAGCGTGAAGAAGAG CTACAAACCGTTGACTAAGCTGAAACCAGAGGACGAGTGGAAGGATAAGAACCAGCTCCTGGAGGCCGTCAACAAGCAGCTGCACCAGAAGTTGATGGAGACTCAG GGAGAGCTGAAGGACCTGACCCAgaaggtggagctcctggagaaGTTTCAGGATAACTGCTTAGCAATTCTGGAGAGCAAAGGCCTCAACCCAG GCAACGAGACCCTGGCATCACAGCGGGAACCTGCCCCAGATCACACGGACTCCATG ATGCTGCTAGAAACGCTGCAAGATGAACTGAAGGTTTTCAATGAAACTGCCAAGAAGCAGATGGAGGAGTTACAG GCCTTGAAGGCCAAGTTGAagctgaaagaagaagaaagggtgcAGTTCCTGGAGCAGCAGACCTTGTGTAAGGACCAAGCTAGTGACTTCACAATAGTCCTGGAGGAAATGGAACAGCTTTTAGAAATGTAA